One part of the Brachyspira sp. SAP_772 genome encodes these proteins:
- a CDS encoding tetratricopeptide repeat protein, which translates to MTEELKYKIKELVYFKKVEEAIKLINEAIEKDNNDSELYLSRGALYLIINIHTKAIEDFNKAIELNPKNEKAYFSIGFLKAKLEKYEESIEYFNKAIELNPKNENAYFGIGVSKAKLGMYEESIEYFNKAIELNSKNENIYFDRGIIKLQLGKYEESIEDFNKVIELNPNSKDAYFNMGLAKSRLEKYEESIEDFNKVIELNPKNENAYFIRGALNYELEKYEESIEDFNKVIELNPNNKEAYFNRGVLKINLKKYKQAVNDFKIFAKNNNDAFDITIIKILQDFNKYNDINKFFKLLVIDENKELWKNEPITNLIFHFEYTEKLDNEIIENIKYLILYEYFLLKILTFNTNDKNIEISHYTSLNILLILLEDENSEEAGNIRINNITTANDPKEGDILESIFNRNNIDIKIGSDEKAVTLQTSYSRNRDSLTMFRLYGKKNNKEATGICLVLDNKYFTNLYTSPFSYYDFDVNNLNNSEDKNNKNSIKNNEDNEKIKKEENKRNLYWVLYYNEKLNKLIFNKEDLKYTSNVIDLNGINDYKEKLKEDDTIEDKIKYAFSKIFEYTIKIKEKNINPKLYNYLFENIKYIIKHEAFFEEQELRMLVTSDYKSKEIQADRINNKLYIDYLKLFDKNTNYIKEIIIGSKVENNESLAEYIRKILHEKNTDRNKLDNIKVLISEAPLR; encoded by the coding sequence ATGACAGAAGAATTAAAATATAAAATAAAAGAATTAGTATATTTTAAAAAAGTAGAAGAAGCAATAAAACTGATTAATGAAGCTATAGAAAAAGATAATAATGATTCAGAGTTATATTTGAGTAGAGGAGCACTTTATTTAATAATTAATATACATACTAAAGCTATAGAAGATTTTAATAAAGCTATAGAATTAAATCCAAAGAATGAAAAAGCATATTTTAGTATAGGGTTCTTAAAAGCGAAATTAGAAAAGTATGAGGAATCTATAGAATATTTTAATAAGGCTATAGAATTAAATCCAAAGAATGAAAATGCATATTTTGGTATAGGAGTTTCAAAAGCAAAATTAGGAATGTATGAGGAATCTATAGAATATTTTAATAAAGCTATAGAATTAAATTCAAAGAATGAAAATATATATTTTGATAGAGGCATTATAAAATTACAATTAGGAAAATATGAGGAATCTATAGAAGATTTTAATAAAGTAATAGAATTAAATCCAAATAGTAAAGATGCATATTTTAATATGGGACTTGCAAAGTCAAGGTTAGAAAAATATGAGGAATCTATAGAAGATTTTAATAAAGTAATAGAATTAAATCCAAAGAATGAAAACGCCTATTTTATAAGAGGGGCGTTAAATTATGAGTTAGAAAAATATGAGGAATCTATAGAAGATTTTAATAAAGTAATAGAATTAAATCCAAATAATAAAGAGGCATATTTTAATAGAGGGGTATTAAAAATAAATTTAAAAAAATATAAGCAAGCTGTTAATGATTTTAAAATATTTGCTAAAAATAATAATGATGCCTTTGATATAACTATTATAAAAATTCTTCAAGATTTTAATAAATATAATGATATTAATAAATTTTTTAAACTATTAGTGATAGATGAAAACAAAGAATTATGGAAAAATGAGCCAATTACTAATTTAATTTTTCATTTTGAATATACTGAAAAATTAGACAATGAGATTATTGAAAATATTAAATATTTAATTTTATATGAATATTTTTTACTTAAAATATTAACTTTTAATACTAATGATAAAAATATAGAAATATCTCATTATACATCTTTGAATATTTTATTAATCTTATTAGAAGATGAAAATTCAGAAGAAGCAGGAAACATAAGAATAAATAATATAACAACTGCCAATGACCCTAAAGAAGGAGATATTTTAGAAAGTATTTTTAATAGAAATAATATAGATATAAAAATAGGAAGCGATGAAAAAGCTGTAACATTGCAAACATCATATTCAAGAAACAGAGATTCTCTTACTATGTTTAGATTATATGGTAAAAAAAACAATAAAGAAGCTACTGGTATATGTTTGGTTTTAGATAATAAATATTTTACTAATTTATATACTTCGCCTTTTTCTTATTATGATTTTGATGTAAATAATCTAAATAATAGTGAAGATAAAAATAATAAAAACAGTATAAAAAATAATGAAGATAATGAAAAAATAAAAAAAGAAGAAAATAAAAGAAATTTATATTGGGTGCTTTATTATAATGAAAAATTAAATAAACTTATTTTCAATAAAGAAGACTTAAAATATACAAGTAATGTTATTGATTTGAACGGCATAAATGATTATAAAGAAAAATTAAAAGAAGATGACACTATTGAAGATAAAATTAAATATGCATTTTCAAAGATATTTGAATATACTATAAAAATTAAAGAAAAAAATATTAACCCTAAACTATATAATTATTTATTTGAAAATATAAAATACATAATAAAACATGAAGCATTTTTTGAAGAACAAGAATTAAGAATGCTTGTAACTTCTGATTATAAATCTAAAGAGATACAAGCAGATAGAATTAATAATAAACTTTATATAGATTATTTAAAACTTTTTGATAAGAACACAAATTATATAAAAGAAATTATAATAGGTTCTAAAGTTGAAAATAATGAATCGCTTGCTGAATATATAAGAAAGATTTTACATGAAAAAAATACAGATAGAAATAAATTAGATAATATAAAAGTTCTTATATCAGAAGCTCCTTTAAGATAA
- a CDS encoding SagB/ThcOx family dehydrogenase: MSIIKKKDIKKIEISKEELESREIPLLFSVVNFSSNIPVSMYADTIGIKTSESSYRGVMHSEVNRNISEEYLLNSKKSSIDLSAMFNVTSYSSFPIDAALSNRVLLEEEVHKKGNAIKLPPYKNINAPIGSVIRSRRSRRDFKGKPLTLSDLSTLLYYGDGISGDFDFNLNKEEYGTITFGDKYISKLRTAPSGGGLYPIYLYIVALNINNLEKGIYKYMPFTHSLEKIKLFNDDDLENYYNNNVFGGGIDLRKAALSIYYVYSIYENTRKYGDMALQFALIETGEIAQNIQLTAAASGILACDIGGFNKTLSEELLNLDGQSDHVVHLTLLSK, encoded by the coding sequence GTGTCTATTATAAAGAAAAAAGATATTAAAAAAATAGAGATAAGCAAAGAAGAGTTAGAATCAAGAGAGATACCATTACTTTTTAGCGTTGTGAATTTTTCTTCAAATATACCTGTTTCTATGTATGCAGATACTATAGGAATAAAAACTTCAGAATCTTCTTATAGAGGAGTAATGCACTCTGAGGTAAATAGAAATATAAGTGAAGAATATTTATTAAACTCAAAGAAATCATCAATAGATTTATCTGCTATGTTTAATGTAACAAGCTATTCATCATTTCCAATAGATGCTGCTTTAAGCAATAGAGTGTTACTTGAAGAAGAGGTTCATAAAAAAGGAAATGCTATAAAACTTCCACCATATAAAAATATTAATGCTCCTATAGGTTCAGTTATAAGGTCAAGAAGAAGTAGGAGAGATTTTAAAGGCAAGCCATTAACATTAAGCGATTTGTCTACCTTGCTTTATTATGGCGATGGAATTTCTGGAGATTTTGATTTTAATTTAAACAAAGAAGAATATGGCACTATAACATTTGGAGATAAATATATATCAAAATTAAGAACTGCTCCTTCAGGCGGAGGGCTTTATCCTATTTATTTGTATATCGTGGCACTTAATATAAATAATCTTGAAAAGGGTATATACAAATATATGCCTTTTACTCATTCGCTTGAAAAGATAAAATTATTTAATGATGATGATTTAGAGAATTACTATAATAATAATGTTTTTGGAGGGGGAATAGATTTAAGAAAAGCTGCTTTATCTATTTACTATGTATATAGCATATATGAAAACACTAGAAAATATGGGGATATGGCTTTGCAGTTTGCTTTAATAGAGACAGGAGAGATTGCACAAAATATACAGCTTACTGCGGCTGCAAGTGGTATTTTAGCATGCGATATTGGAGGATTTAATAAAACTTTATCTGAAGAATTATTAAATCTAGATGGGCAGAGTGATCATGTTGTGCATTTAACTTTGCTTTCAAAATGA
- a CDS encoding streptolysin associated protein SagC has protein sequence MAKKNIKLYDNVCVFFNSDDEIRFRKGIWNFEEASLELNDLNNNVKEALIFIAKELFDDKLISFDNVVKKFSLDEKESNFLNEIISSLIGNRFLEYDENNMLNSVYELIGEYFYDIPDESKVQKNKVMFITDSERLKDYAKLMSEDLYMNVVMMNIDDIKNIEKANLTDTTDAIKNIEEQKELLKLFCDISCVVVSVEKPRLNLLRNINRLLLEKSIPMIISILDGPFLNITTIKAKETACYECFENRVIARNESLSVYNKFVKQTINLKSNNKKTYITPILQTFTSIALYEAFLFATIGKCKLSGRVINVYIPSIEIQIQDLLRVPFCAACGHISKAKYNEMYTSSKEIIEKFSSKVILKL, from the coding sequence ATGGCTAAGAAAAATATAAAACTTTATGATAATGTGTGTGTATTTTTTAATTCTGATGATGAGATTAGATTTAGAAAGGGGATATGGAATTTTGAAGAGGCTTCTTTAGAGCTTAATGATTTAAATAATAATGTAAAAGAAGCTTTAATATTTATTGCTAAAGAACTTTTTGATGATAAGTTAATTTCTTTTGATAATGTAGTTAAGAAATTTTCTCTTGATGAAAAAGAAAGTAATTTTTTGAATGAAATTATATCTTCTCTTATAGGCAATAGGTTTTTAGAGTATGATGAGAACAATATGCTTAATAGTGTTTATGAGCTTATAGGGGAGTATTTTTATGATATACCAGATGAAAGCAAGGTTCAAAAAAATAAAGTAATGTTTATAACGGATAGCGAGAGACTAAAAGATTATGCCAAATTAATGTCAGAAGATTTATATATGAATGTTGTTATGATGAATATTGATGATATAAAAAATATAGAAAAAGCAAATCTTACAGACACAACAGATGCTATTAAAAATATTGAAGAGCAAAAAGAATTATTAAAGTTATTTTGTGATATATCATGTGTGGTTGTAAGTGTAGAGAAACCGAGACTAAATTTACTTAGAAATATTAATAGGCTTTTACTTGAAAAATCAATTCCTATGATTATATCAATATTAGATGGACCATTTTTAAATATTACCACTATAAAGGCAAAAGAAACAGCTTGCTATGAATGTTTTGAAAATAGAGTGATAGCAAGAAATGAAAGCTTATCAGTTTATAATAAATTTGTTAAACAAACTATTAATTTAAAATCAAATAATAAAAAAACTTATATAACTCCTATTTTACAAACATTTACTTCTATTGCATTATATGAAGCATTTTTATTTGCTACTATAGGAAAATGCAAACTATCAGGACGCGTTATTAATGTTTATATACCTTCTATAGAGATTCAAATTCAGGATTTATTAAGAGTGCCTTTCTGTGCAGCATGCGGGCATATAAGCAAGGCTAAATATAATGAAATGTATACTTCTTCAAAAGAAATAATAGAAAAGTTTTCGAGTAAAGTTATATTAAAGTTATAG
- a CDS encoding YcaO-like family protein, whose amino-acid sequence MIKYYPSHKNVLNKYNSICGHQTGIMDSIIVMQANSVIAQNMNTCTSMLPDYHKILLGDNAEVNYHLSGYGIYRDEAIIRLLGEGIERYALFTSNLYFEEKLKYASYNQLKEKYPNNVIPFEYVKIYSDEDCNKLNSIGILENITEDDILSWVLLPSLFDKEKEYYIPAQNFFLSHIIRKDKNEKVFIGGFSKGSASHKNIKLALKSAISEIIECDACMIKWYTDSKVKEVVIDDDIQTINTILKEIDYNIRVFDYTVDKKLGYVFTVMLINKSEKSPYIVVGASSGLNPKKVIYRAFMEALAILTLNINGPLSMPADYLETKYQKTYLNLDSNVNYWASLDDKDKKLNFINSKVTEKIELKKYKNLEENTDKDLEYLFNGIYNISKYAVYLDITPLEIADKDLHVMRVYVPELLQMSMPAFPYSKHPRIIKNGGISNNEFPHPLP is encoded by the coding sequence ATGATTAAATATTACCCAAGCCATAAAAATGTTTTAAATAAATATAATTCTATTTGCGGACATCAAACAGGTATTATGGATTCTATTATTGTAATGCAGGCTAATTCTGTTATTGCTCAAAATATGAATACTTGTACTTCTATGCTTCCAGATTATCATAAAATATTATTGGGAGATAATGCTGAGGTTAATTATCATCTTTCTGGTTATGGCATTTATAGAGATGAAGCTATTATAAGATTATTAGGAGAAGGTATTGAGAGATATGCTTTATTTACATCAAATTTATATTTTGAAGAAAAATTAAAATATGCTTCTTATAATCAATTAAAAGAAAAGTATCCTAATAATGTAATACCTTTTGAATATGTTAAAATATATAGCGATGAAGATTGCAATAAATTAAACAGTATAGGAATTTTAGAAAATATTACGGAAGATGATATATTATCTTGGGTGCTTCTACCTTCCTTATTTGATAAAGAGAAAGAGTATTATATTCCAGCACAGAATTTCTTTTTATCGCATATAATAAGAAAAGATAAAAATGAAAAAGTGTTTATAGGCGGATTTTCTAAAGGAAGTGCTAGTCATAAAAATATTAAATTAGCTTTAAAATCTGCTATATCTGAAATTATAGAATGTGATGCTTGTATGATAAAATGGTATACAGATAGCAAAGTTAAAGAAGTTGTTATTGATGATGATATTCAAACTATTAATACAATTTTAAAAGAGATTGATTATAATATAAGAGTTTTTGACTATACTGTTGATAAAAAATTAGGATATGTTTTTACTGTTATGCTTATAAACAAAAGTGAAAAAAGTCCATATATTGTTGTAGGAGCTTCTTCTGGGCTTAATCCTAAAAAAGTGATATATAGGGCTTTTATGGAGGCTTTGGCTATACTTACTTTAAATATTAATGGACCATTATCTATGCCTGCTGATTATTTGGAAACTAAGTATCAAAAAACTTATCTTAATCTTGACAGCAATGTTAATTATTGGGCTTCTTTAGACGATAAAGACAAAAAACTAAACTTTATAAACAGCAAAGTTACAGAAAAAATTGAATTAAAAAAATATAAAAACCTCGAAGAAAATACTGATAAAGATTTGGAGTATTTATTTAATGGTATTTATAATATTTCAAAATATGCAGTTTATTTAGATATTACGCCCTTAGAAATAGCTGATAAAGATTTGCATGTAATGCGTGTGTATGTTCCAGAGCTTCTTCAAATGTCTATGCCTGCTTTCCCATATAGTAAGCACCCTAGAATAATTAAAAATGGAGGAATTTCAAATAATGAATTTCCACACCCATTACCTTAG